From Saccharothrix espanaensis DSM 44229, the proteins below share one genomic window:
- a CDS encoding cytochrome P450 family protein — MDHGSAPLVLDDEFVQDPYPVYAKLGTEGSVHRVMMPPGVPLCGGLEVWLITGYEAVRSALADPRLSTDLNRIHGLFARKGPDRAQRGGFSSALASHMMHTDPPDHTRLRKLVSKAFTGRAVEALRPGIEEITDGLVDALADHDTVDLLDAFAFPLPIRVICLLLGVPVEEQENFKSWSQALVSGDSPEAAAAAATAVAEYLGDLIGRKRRAATDDVLTALISAHDVDDRLTGTELVSTAYLLFIAGFETTLNALGNGTLHLMRNRDQWEALRADRRLLPGAVEEFLRLESPLKHATFRCATESLSIGDVEIPAGDFVLPAIAAANRDPLRFGDPHALDVRRPAAGHLAFGHGVHHCLGAPLARVEAQTAFGALLDAFPAMTLAVDPEDLRWRNSTIIRGLDSLPVRLAHR, encoded by the coding sequence ATGGACCACGGTTCCGCCCCGCTGGTACTCGATGACGAGTTCGTGCAGGACCCTTACCCGGTGTACGCGAAGCTCGGCACCGAGGGCTCGGTGCACCGCGTGATGATGCCCCCGGGAGTCCCCCTGTGCGGCGGACTGGAGGTCTGGCTCATCACCGGGTACGAGGCGGTGCGCTCCGCACTGGCCGATCCCCGGCTGAGCACCGACCTGAACAGGATCCACGGGCTGTTCGCGCGGAAAGGGCCGGACCGCGCCCAGCGGGGCGGTTTCTCCTCGGCCCTGGCCAGCCACATGATGCACACCGACCCGCCGGACCACACCAGGCTGCGCAAGCTCGTGAGCAAGGCTTTCACCGGCCGCGCCGTCGAAGCGCTCCGGCCGGGGATCGAGGAGATCACCGATGGGCTGGTCGACGCCCTCGCCGACCACGACACGGTGGACCTGCTGGACGCCTTCGCGTTCCCGCTGCCGATCCGGGTGATCTGCCTGCTGCTGGGCGTACCGGTCGAGGAACAGGAGAACTTCAAGTCCTGGTCCCAGGCGCTGGTCTCCGGCGACTCCCCCGAAGCGGCCGCCGCCGCCGCGACCGCCGTGGCCGAGTACCTCGGCGACCTGATCGGGCGCAAACGCCGCGCGGCCACCGACGACGTGCTCACCGCGTTGATCTCGGCGCACGACGTGGACGACCGGCTGACCGGCACCGAACTGGTCTCGACGGCCTACCTGCTGTTCATCGCGGGTTTCGAGACCACCCTCAACGCCCTGGGCAACGGCACGCTGCACCTGATGCGCAACCGGGACCAGTGGGAGGCGCTGCGCGCGGACCGTCGCCTGCTGCCGGGCGCGGTCGAGGAGTTCCTGCGGCTGGAGAGCCCGCTGAAGCACGCCACCTTCCGCTGTGCCACCGAGTCCCTGAGCATCGGTGACGTCGAGATCCCGGCCGGCGACTTCGTGCTGCCGGCGATCGCCGCCGCCAACCGGGACCCGCTGCGCTTCGGTGATCCGCACGCGCTGGACGTCCGCCGGCCCGCCGCCGGCCACCTGGCCTTCGGGCACGGCGTCCACCACTGCCTCGGGGCGCCGCTGGCCAGGGTGGAGGCGCAGACGGCGTTCGGCGCCCTGCTCGACGCGTTCCCCGCCATGACGCTCGCCGTCGACCCCGAGGACTTGCGGTGGCGCAACAGCACGATCATCCGGGGGCTCGACTCACTGCCGGTACGACTAGCCCACCGCTAG
- a CDS encoding AurF N-oxygenase family protein: MPGTAAREEYERDLLVQLTRRWGHRVAVKKDELDLDGHFDPALPDFPEHLVPVLGLPGADRLDRDARERILSAAWIAYNAKTAAIEDEIILPACRLMLRERIPVRRDEVAVDALHQTIIDEHYHILMCHNAVGVTRRRRALAGVRFAPDVWAVVRGRAAVRAGLSGFDRDIVDIAFSLAAETTISGFLSALATAQEIQPMNRITTDLHRRDESGHAVVFRELCGSLYRSLDSAGQQVFREALVSGLTAFRSADLEPWVIVAAQGGFEIGVDQLDEWAASRPPPRRDTAPLQLLLDDLGIGPDLVRPGT; the protein is encoded by the coding sequence ATGCCCGGCACCGCCGCACGTGAAGAGTACGAGCGCGACCTGCTGGTCCAGCTGACCCGTCGCTGGGGTCACCGGGTGGCCGTGAAGAAGGACGAACTCGACCTGGACGGGCACTTCGACCCGGCGCTGCCGGACTTCCCCGAACACCTCGTGCCGGTCCTCGGCCTGCCGGGCGCGGACCGGCTCGACCGGGACGCCCGCGAGCGCATCCTCTCCGCCGCGTGGATCGCCTACAACGCCAAGACCGCGGCCATCGAGGACGAGATCATCCTGCCGGCCTGCCGGTTGATGCTGCGGGAGCGGATCCCCGTCCGGCGCGACGAGGTGGCGGTCGACGCGCTGCACCAGACGATCATCGACGAGCACTACCACATCCTGATGTGTCACAACGCCGTCGGCGTCACCCGCCGCCGGCGCGCCCTGGCGGGGGTGCGGTTCGCACCGGACGTCTGGGCGGTGGTCCGGGGACGCGCCGCCGTCCGGGCCGGGCTGTCCGGGTTCGACCGCGACATCGTGGACATCGCGTTCTCGCTGGCCGCCGAGACGACGATCAGCGGGTTCCTCTCCGCGCTCGCCACGGCCCAGGAGATCCAGCCGATGAACCGGATCACCACCGACCTGCACCGGCGGGACGAGAGCGGCCACGCGGTGGTGTTCCGCGAGTTGTGCGGCTCGCTCTACCGGAGCCTGGACAGCGCCGGGCAGCAGGTGTTCCGCGAAGCGCTCGTCAGTGGTCTGACCGCGTTCCGCTCCGCCGACCTGGAGCCGTGGGTGATCGTCGCGGCCCAAGGCGGTTTCGAGATCGGGGTCGACCAGTTGGACGAGTGGGCCGCGTCCCGCCCGCCACCCCGGCGGGACACCGCTCCGTTGCAGTTGCTGCTCGACGACCTGGGTATCGGCCCCGACCTCGTCCGGCCGGGCACGTGA
- a CDS encoding class I adenylate-forming enzyme family protein — MSGNYVGDLVEVFARDPARTVLWWQENAISAGELVAAIGRAAHGMRARVRGPAVVGLLTTTNTPDTVVLRYAANLIGVTVVHLQTANAVDPLDRIDVGALQDTARLDLLAVDADHLAAARALCGKPAEPPGLVALGKLGDDVLDLSAGPDRFELSAGPDGWPVAEDVDPEQPATVTYTSGTTGTPKGVAMSFGVRRMVLSGLPADLDTVYLSTLPLSHSSGAIVDLVLGAGGSVVLEPGFDPTAALAAVARHGVTRMAVSPPQLYALLEHPDVRTTDLTSLRTLTYAGCPAAPARLAEAVRVFGDVLVQAYGTSEVGPITELAPADHRDAGLLATAGRPVIGEVEVRDPLSARRLPIGEVGEVRVRSPLVMLGYWHDPELTASAFDSDGWLRTGDLGRFDERGYLTLSGRMSDVIKTRGVRVHPVAVENALLAHPDVRQAAVFRVTDENRVERTCAVVVPRAGSGVTPTELIRHVGEALSPSHAPADVRFRAELPLDKAGKPDRKVLR; from the coding sequence ATGAGTGGGAACTACGTCGGCGATCTGGTGGAGGTGTTCGCCCGCGACCCCGCGCGAACAGTGTTGTGGTGGCAGGAGAACGCGATCAGCGCGGGCGAGTTGGTCGCCGCGATCGGCCGTGCGGCGCATGGGATGCGTGCTCGCGTGCGAGGCCCGGCGGTGGTGGGGCTGCTGACAACCACCAACACGCCGGACACCGTCGTGTTGCGGTACGCGGCGAACCTCATCGGCGTCACGGTGGTGCACCTCCAGACGGCGAACGCGGTCGACCCGCTGGACCGCATCGACGTGGGTGCGTTGCAGGACACCGCCCGGCTCGACCTGCTCGCCGTCGACGCGGACCACCTGGCTGCCGCGCGGGCGTTGTGCGGGAAGCCGGCCGAACCACCGGGCCTGGTGGCACTGGGAAAGCTCGGCGACGACGTGCTCGACCTGTCGGCGGGCCCCGACAGGTTCGAACTGTCGGCGGGCCCCGACGGCTGGCCCGTGGCCGAGGACGTCGATCCGGAGCAGCCGGCCACGGTCACCTACACCAGCGGCACGACCGGCACTCCCAAGGGCGTCGCCATGTCGTTCGGCGTACGGCGGATGGTCCTGAGCGGGCTGCCGGCGGACTTGGACACCGTCTACCTGTCCACGTTGCCGCTCAGCCACTCCAGCGGCGCGATCGTCGACCTGGTGCTGGGCGCGGGCGGCTCGGTCGTGCTGGAGCCCGGTTTCGACCCCACCGCGGCACTCGCCGCGGTGGCCCGGCACGGGGTCACCAGGATGGCGGTGTCGCCACCGCAGCTGTACGCGCTGCTGGAACACCCCGACGTGCGGACCACCGACCTGACGAGCCTGCGCACGCTCACCTACGCGGGCTGCCCGGCGGCACCGGCGAGGCTGGCCGAGGCGGTGCGGGTGTTCGGCGACGTGCTCGTCCAGGCCTACGGCACCAGCGAGGTCGGACCGATCACCGAGCTGGCGCCCGCCGACCACCGCGACGCCGGCCTGCTCGCCACGGCGGGACGGCCCGTGATCGGTGAGGTCGAGGTGCGTGATCCCCTGTCCGCCCGACGGTTGCCGATCGGCGAGGTGGGGGAGGTGCGGGTGCGCTCGCCGCTGGTCATGCTCGGCTACTGGCACGACCCCGAGCTGACCGCGAGCGCGTTCGACAGCGACGGCTGGCTGCGCACCGGCGACCTCGGCCGGTTCGACGAGCGCGGCTACCTGACGTTGAGCGGCCGGATGTCGGACGTGATCAAGACCAGGGGTGTCAGGGTCCACCCGGTCGCCGTGGAGAACGCGCTGCTGGCGCATCCGGACGTGCGGCAGGCCGCGGTGTTCAGGGTCACCGACGAGAACCGGGTGGAACGCACCTGCGCGGTGGTGGTGCCCCGCGCCGGCTCCGGGGTGACGCCCACCGAGCTGATCCGCCACGTCGGCGAGGCGTTGTCGCCCAGCCACGCGCCCGCGGACGTCCGGTTCCGCGCCGAACTGCCGCTGGACAAGGCGGGTAAGCCGGACCGGAAGGTGCTGCGATGA
- a CDS encoding carbamoyltransferase N-terminal domain-containing protein produces MRICGIKASHDAGVAVIEDGRLLFSHEIEKLANGGRYSSLGDLDRVTEILAAEGLSPADIDQFVVDGWYTKDAAGRHAVAVTSGGLPVRLRVAPYVESPGDGGPLQRHTFSGHGFGDYAGYTHVANHLIGTYCSSPFAARGEDAFVLVWDGIITPRLYRVRAVTREVTFVGDLMPVFGGSFAAFCARFEPYLRETDDMASDRAIRHHLSVAGKAMAYAATGRVETGAFAVFDDLLAEYRDIPVDRVGVLGDKVAANRDELMPGLSNADLIATYQAYLGHHLLRRLVSAVRGRFPDGGNLVLGGGCALNIKWNTAIRASGVFGEVFVPPFPNDAGAAIGTAACEMFRRGRTALEWNVYSGPRLPTGTVPDGWRAQPCDERRLAALLHAEDEPVVVLSGRAELGPRALGNRSILAPATSARMKERLNHMKNRAQYRPVAPICLADRAPQVFDPGTPDPYMIFEHRMRPGWAERVPAVVHLDGTARLQTIESTQDTATARILAAYAEISGIPVLCNTSANLAGRGFFPDVESAARWGGTRYIWSEGTLYTNTNAG; encoded by the coding sequence ATGCGCATATGCGGGATCAAGGCATCACACGACGCCGGGGTGGCCGTCATCGAGGACGGTCGCCTGCTGTTCAGCCATGAGATCGAGAAATTGGCGAACGGCGGGCGTTACAGCTCCCTCGGCGACTTGGACCGGGTGACCGAGATCCTCGCCGCCGAGGGCCTGTCGCCCGCCGACATCGACCAGTTCGTGGTCGACGGCTGGTACACGAAAGACGCTGCGGGCCGGCACGCCGTCGCCGTGACCTCCGGCGGCCTGCCGGTGCGGCTCCGAGTCGCACCGTACGTCGAGAGCCCTGGCGACGGCGGTCCGCTGCAACGCCACACGTTCAGCGGCCACGGTTTCGGCGACTACGCCGGCTACACCCACGTCGCCAACCACCTCATCGGCACGTACTGCTCAAGCCCGTTCGCCGCCCGGGGCGAAGACGCGTTCGTCCTGGTCTGGGACGGAATCATCACGCCGCGCCTCTACCGGGTGCGGGCCGTGACCCGTGAGGTGACCTTCGTCGGAGACCTCATGCCCGTCTTCGGAGGCAGTTTCGCGGCGTTCTGCGCGCGGTTCGAACCGTACCTGCGCGAGACCGACGACATGGCGTCGGACCGGGCCATCCGCCACCACCTCTCCGTCGCGGGGAAGGCCATGGCCTACGCCGCCACCGGCCGGGTCGAGACCGGCGCCTTCGCCGTCTTCGACGACCTCCTGGCCGAGTACCGCGACATCCCCGTGGACCGGGTGGGTGTTCTGGGGGACAAGGTCGCCGCGAACCGGGACGAGCTGATGCCGGGCCTGTCCAACGCCGACCTCATCGCCACCTATCAGGCCTACCTCGGCCACCACCTGCTCCGGCGGCTCGTCTCGGCGGTGCGGGGCCGCTTCCCGGACGGCGGCAACCTGGTGCTCGGCGGCGGTTGCGCGCTGAACATCAAGTGGAACACCGCGATCCGTGCCAGTGGGGTCTTCGGCGAGGTCTTCGTCCCGCCCTTCCCCAACGACGCGGGGGCGGCGATCGGAACAGCGGCCTGCGAGATGTTCCGGCGCGGCCGGACGGCGCTGGAGTGGAACGTCTACAGCGGACCTCGGCTCCCCACCGGCACCGTCCCCGACGGGTGGCGCGCACAACCCTGCGACGAGCGCCGGCTGGCCGCCCTCCTGCACGCCGAAGACGAACCGGTGGTCGTCCTGTCCGGCCGGGCGGAACTGGGCCCGCGCGCGCTGGGCAACCGCAGCATCCTCGCGCCCGCGACCAGCGCCCGGATGAAGGAGCGGCTCAACCACATGAAGAACCGGGCCCAGTACCGGCCCGTCGCGCCCATCTGCCTGGCGGACCGCGCGCCGCAGGTCTTCGACCCCGGCACCCCGGACCCCTACATGATCTTCGAACACCGCATGCGGCCCGGCTGGGCCGAACGCGTCCCGGCGGTCGTCCACCTGGACGGCACCGCGCGGCTCCAGACCATCGAGTCCACCCAGGACACCGCCACAGCGCGCATCCTCGCCGCCTACGCGGAGATCAGCGGAATCCCGGTGCTGTGCAACACCAGCGCGAACCTGGCGGGTCGCGGCTTCTTCCCCGACGTCGAGTCGGCGGCCCGGTGGGGCGGGACCCGTTACATCTGGTCGGAGGGCACCCTGTACACCAACACGAACGCGGGTTGA